The following are encoded in a window of Sulfolobales archaeon genomic DNA:
- the hsp20 gene encoding archaeal heat shock protein Hsp20, with protein sequence MRRRRSIFDIFDELIRELDRELFDELSDIQRRLMSEIRELSEELERQGGPRHFVYGFRITIGPDGVPRVEKFGNVRRQPIREGAQIRELRYSEEMEPLVDIYEDSESITVIAEMPGVEKDRIKVRAIGRKLVIEARDGRKYYKEVELPAEVDVDSAKANYKNGVLEVKLKKLRKEEVGKEIKIE encoded by the coding sequence ATGAGGAGAAGGAGATCTATATTCGATATATTTGACGAGCTTATAAGAGAACTGGATAGGGAGTTGTTTGATGAGCTATCAGATATACAGAGAAGGCTTATGTCAGAGATAAGGGAGTTGTCAGAAGAGCTGGAGAGGCAGGGAGGGCCTAGGCATTTTGTATATGGCTTTAGAATAACGATAGGCCCTGATGGTGTTCCAAGGGTTGAGAAGTTTGGGAATGTGAGGAGACAGCCTATTAGAGAGGGTGCACAGATCAGGGAGCTTAGATATTCTGAGGAGATGGAGCCTCTGGTAGATATCTATGAAGACTCGGAATCTATAACAGTTATAGCCGAAATGCCTGGTGTGGAAAAGGATAGGATCAAGGTGAGGGCCATTGGCAGAAAACTGGTGATAGAGGCTAGAGATGGTAGGAAATACTACAAAGAGGTTGAGCTCCCAGCAGAGGTAGATGTAGATAGTGCTAAGGCTAACTATAAGAACGGTGTTCTAGAGGTGAAGCTAAAGAAGCTGAGGAAGGAAGAGGTAGGAAAGGAGATCAAAATAGAATAG
- a CDS encoding CBS domain-containing protein codes for MADFDVDLLDLIDPFVPAVSLEAKVWEVAIKMSRVRRYCAILFNKDPSGDIGLYVTVKRIAREIFELSEEGIVLVERGKISWALDRRASDISMKIPSVKTTSRSIDVVDGIYSGECIAILSERGDPLGIVSEDSLIRLLLKAIPEDLRASEIASKPVEIIDLEAPLLEAIGIMIQRGFRRLVITSGNRVIGVITMLDIIHKVSEAHIRGDPEAMLVGSGISIIGYEEPIFVSEDTTVVSLAKKLLNTKSKCVLVGDMENLIGIITEKDLIRVIRENISQL; via the coding sequence TTGGCGGACTTCGATGTAGATCTATTAGATCTTATAGATCCCTTTGTACCAGCTGTTAGCCTTGAGGCGAAGGTGTGGGAGGTTGCTATTAAGATGAGCAGGGTTAGAAGGTACTGTGCCATATTATTTAACAAGGATCCCTCTGGAGATATCGGCTTATATGTTACTGTTAAGAGAATAGCGAGAGAGATCTTCGAGTTATCTGAAGAGGGTATAGTCCTTGTTGAAAGGGGTAAGATCTCCTGGGCGTTGGATAGAAGGGCATCTGATATATCTATGAAGATACCCTCTGTTAAGACCACCTCAAGATCTATTGATGTTGTTGATGGCATCTATAGCGGTGAATGTATAGCCATTTTGAGCGAGAGAGGAGATCCTCTCGGGATAGTTTCAGAGGATAGCCTGATAAGGCTTCTTTTAAAAGCTATACCAGAGGATCTAAGGGCTTCTGAGATAGCATCTAAACCAGTTGAAATTATAGATCTCGAGGCCCCACTTCTAGAAGCCATAGGGATCATGATCCAGAGGGGCTTTAGAAGACTTGTTATAACAAGCGGTAATAGGGTGATTGGTGTTATAACGATGCTAGATATAATCCACAAGGTTTCGGAAGCCCATATCAGAGGCGATCCCGAGGCTATGTTAGTTGGGAGCGGGATCTCCATAATAGGCTATGAAGAACCTATATTCGTTTCAGAGGATACAACTGTGGTTTCACTTGCAAAGAAACTCTTAAACACTAAATCTAAATGCGTCTTAGTTGGGGATATGGAGAACCTCATAGGGATCATTACAGAGAAGGACTTGATAAGAGTTATCAGAGAAAATATATCCCAGCTCTAA
- a CDS encoding EamA family transporter: protein MGIASSIVYMVPAAAYIIAIPVAGEIPEFHQVLGLLLILAGIYIARRA from the coding sequence ATAGGGATTGCATCATCTATAGTATATATGGTGCCCGCAGCAGCATATATAATAGCAATTCCGGTAGCAGGCGAGATCCCAGAGTTCCACCAAGTGCTAGGGCTTCTCCTAATACTAGCTGGTATATATATAGCGAGGAGAGCATAG
- a CDS encoding TAXI family TRAP transporter solute-binding subunit, whose amino-acid sequence MVSKVTIYVILSIVVIVAAIASYMIYNYPQNPLTSQSTHPKRYSIIIGSGTIGGVYYYYGAAIAGIISNYTSISATSIETGGSFYNLQLIRDKTDLEKGVIYCGTSMLDAAYLAYAGKHEWFSGKPAPIAILWAMYPNILHIVTTTDTGIKTIDDLRGKRVSTLNPGSVTEYVALQLLKVVGIDPSKDLAKWERLGAAESANALRDGAIDAYFWVGGVPTGSVLELAKSLAARGKQIYLVPVNESIIRAYASQYAPGVVVSGVIPKEVYGTAADTPTLVIWNVFVCHRDAPAEVIYSITKAVFEHLDFLHKSVAAARDTNLDNALKFYGGMIPYHEGALKYYKEKGLLKG is encoded by the coding sequence TTGGTTTCAAAGGTAACAATCTATGTGATTCTCTCCATAGTGGTGATAGTCGCGGCAATAGCCTCATATATGATCTATAACTATCCACAAAACCCGCTGACCTCTCAGAGTACACATCCTAAGAGGTATAGTATTATAATTGGTTCTGGAACAATAGGTGGCGTGTACTACTACTACGGAGCTGCCATAGCTGGGATAATATCGAACTATACATCTATATCAGCTACAAGTATCGAGACGGGTGGAAGCTTCTATAACCTGCAGCTTATAAGAGATAAGACCGATCTTGAAAAGGGAGTTATATATTGTGGAACATCTATGTTAGATGCAGCGTATCTAGCATATGCTGGGAAGCACGAGTGGTTCTCCGGTAAACCAGCCCCAATAGCTATTCTCTGGGCTATGTATCCAAATATTCTGCATATCGTAACCACTACAGATACTGGTATAAAGACCATAGATGATCTAAGGGGTAAGAGGGTATCAACCCTGAATCCTGGGAGCGTAACTGAATATGTGGCTCTACAGCTTTTAAAGGTCGTTGGCATAGATCCTTCGAAAGATCTTGCTAAATGGGAGAGGCTAGGAGCTGCTGAAAGCGCCAACGCGCTAAGAGATGGTGCTATAGATGCATATTTCTGGGTAGGAGGTGTTCCAACTGGATCTGTGCTTGAGCTTGCTAAATCCCTCGCGGCTAGAGGCAAGCAGATATATTTAGTTCCAGTGAATGAGTCTATTATTAGAGCTTATGCATCACAATACGCCCCAGGGGTTGTAGTGAGCGGTGTAATACCCAAAGAAGTATATGGAACTGCTGCAGATACGCCAACACTGGTTATTTGGAATGTCTTCGTTTGTCACAGAGACGCCCCAGCTGAGGTTATATATTCCATAACAAAAGCTGTCTTCGAGCATCTAGATTTCCTTCACAAATCTGTTGCAGCAGCAAGAGACACAAACCTCGATAACGCATTGAAATTCTATGGAGGTATGATACCCTATCATGAGGGTGCGCTGAAATATTATAAGGAGAAGGGGCTGTTGAAAGGCTAG
- a CDS encoding DUF424 family protein gives MAGLFRVKIFEVSGEVIVSVCDEELFGRIIIDSERGVRIKIDEPFYGGELMDLEEAMNTIASSTQANLIGNRIVEAAIKRGLTTRESVIEFGGIKHAQIVLYNSP, from the coding sequence ATGGCAGGGCTCTTCAGAGTAAAGATCTTCGAGGTCTCTGGTGAAGTGATCGTGAGTGTATGTGATGAGGAGCTTTTCGGCAGGATCATAATAGATTCTGAGAGGGGTGTGAGGATAAAGATCGATGAGCCATTCTATGGAGGCGAGCTAATGGATCTAGAAGAAGCCATGAACACAATAGCTAGCTCCACACAAGCCAATCTAATAGGCAATAGAATAGTTGAAGCCGCAATAAAGAGAGGCCTCACAACTAGAGAGAGCGTTATAGAGTTTGGAGGGATCAAACACGCACAGATAGTTCTATATAACTCACCATAA
- a CDS encoding EamA family transporter has product MPSDLLLAVALAIFWGSTYPVIRVSGNPSLILLGRYIIASLTSLISILRIWDYMVKTPRSDIFLGLLAGFFNTGFVVAMYYALEYIPSGPVSAIVYTYPLLMLLISSLMGFQRVRGGVVIGSLVAFSGVLLIYAPSSLNTLGVMLSLIASILFAIASVISSRVSLDIVALTSLQNLSGLPIAAMVYTVAFQFYSRSSQFSWV; this is encoded by the coding sequence ATGCCCAGTGATTTGTTATTAGCTGTTGCTCTAGCTATTTTCTGGGGATCTACTTATCCTGTGATCAGGGTTAGTGGGAATCCATCGTTGATTCTCCTTGGGAGATATATCATAGCTTCGCTAACATCGCTTATAAGTATTCTCAGGATCTGGGATTATATGGTCAAAACCCCTAGATCTGATATCTTTTTGGGGCTCCTAGCTGGCTTCTTCAACACCGGTTTTGTCGTGGCTATGTACTATGCTTTGGAATATATTCCCTCTGGCCCTGTATCTGCGATCGTATATACATATCCTCTTCTCATGCTCCTCATATCATCGTTAATGGGTTTTCAAAGGGTTAGAGGTGGGGTTGTTATAGGCTCTCTGGTAGCTTTTAGCGGTGTTCTATTGATATACGCGCCATCTAGCCTAAACACTCTAGGGGTTATGCTATCCCTCATAGCATCAATACTATTTGCAATAGCATCTGTTATCTCTTCAAGGGTATCTCTCGACATAGTAGCTCTAACGTCTCTTCAAAACCTCTCAGGTCTCCCAATCGCTGCTATGGTCTATACAGTTGCCTTTCAATTCTATAGTAGATCATCCCAGTTCTCCTGGGTTTAG
- the ilvE gene encoding branched-chain-amino-acid transaminase: protein MSEWSPLIWFDGKFIPFEDAKIHVMTYSLHYGVGVFEGIRAYRTYDGRTAIFRLREHIRRFFDSAKIYKLEIPFSEEDLIEAIKELVRRSGFDEAYIRPIAFINIRKLGVKPTTRRASVAIGLVRWGKYLGKAYYEGARVTVSPWRRIPPNALPLNAKAIGQYLNSYLAASDADIKGFDEAIMLDTRGFVSEGPGENIFIVKNGSVYTPPLYASVLPGVTRETVMKILEEELEVEVTERDIALGELLTADEAFFTGTAAEITPIVEVDGIKIGSGRPGPLTRKLQSLYEDIVRGKIDKYREWLTYV from the coding sequence TTGTCCGAATGGTCTCCCCTGATATGGTTTGATGGAAAGTTCATACCCTTTGAGGATGCGAAGATCCATGTGATGACCTACTCCCTACACTATGGTGTAGGTGTTTTTGAGGGGATAAGGGCCTATAGGACATATGATGGTAGAACAGCTATTTTTAGATTGAGGGAGCATATAAGGAGGTTCTTCGACTCCGCAAAGATCTACAAGCTCGAGATACCCTTCTCAGAAGAAGATCTTATAGAGGCTATAAAAGAGCTTGTAAGGAGAAGCGGTTTCGACGAAGCCTATATACGGCCAATAGCATTTATAAATATAAGGAAGCTTGGGGTAAAACCAACAACTAGGAGAGCATCCGTTGCTATAGGCCTTGTGAGATGGGGTAAATATCTTGGCAAGGCATACTACGAGGGTGCGAGGGTTACAGTTAGCCCATGGAGGAGGATTCCTCCGAACGCGCTTCCATTAAATGCCAAGGCTATTGGCCAGTATCTCAATAGCTATCTAGCAGCCTCAGATGCAGATATAAAGGGCTTTGACGAAGCTATAATGCTGGATACAAGAGGCTTTGTCAGCGAAGGCCCCGGAGAGAATATCTTTATAGTTAAAAACGGAAGCGTATATACACCCCCGCTATATGCCTCAGTCCTTCCAGGAGTTACTAGAGAGACCGTAATGAAGATCCTCGAGGAAGAGTTAGAGGTAGAGGTTACAGAAAGAGATATAGCATTGGGAGAGCTCCTAACAGCTGACGAGGCATTCTTCACAGGAACAGCTGCTGAGATAACACCCATAGTGGAGGTCGACGGTATAAAGATAGGAAGCGGAAGGCCAGGGCCTCTAACAAGAAAGCTCCAATCACTATATGAAGATATTGTGAGAGGGAAGATCGATAAGTATAGGGAGTGGCTAACATATGTATAG
- a CDS encoding branched-chain amino acid ABC transporter permease: protein MLDEVARNTLQGLLVSCLYALGALSLTLSYSVTRIANFAVGEYITIGAYAAALGTLYGLDPYISLLIASISVGGLAIAVDEAIYKPLYRRGATALQLLIASIGVMLMIRYVWSIYADYRGILFLSSRYSVNPFVYIADAPITNLHILAISILSIAGISIYILRHRTMVGKAMRALASNPELAEISGIPVWRVRRIMWLVSGILAGLMGGLWAFYTSITTETGWRLLLWLFASSVIGGIRSIPLTIAGSFIIGFSENLGMWFFNRFLGVDTAYKPIIAYLAIAISLLIGRARFYGG, encoded by the coding sequence ATGTTAGATGAGGTTGCTAGAAATACTCTTCAAGGCCTGCTCGTTTCGTGTCTCTATGCTTTAGGTGCGCTCTCTCTAACACTTAGCTATAGCGTTACTAGGATAGCTAACTTCGCTGTTGGCGAGTATATAACTATAGGGGCTTATGCAGCTGCTCTCGGCACACTCTATGGTTTAGATCCATATATATCGCTTTTAATAGCCTCTATATCGGTTGGGGGCTTAGCTATCGCTGTTGATGAGGCTATATATAAGCCTCTATATAGGAGGGGCGCCACTGCTCTCCAGCTGTTGATAGCATCTATAGGTGTTATGCTGATGATCAGGTATGTATGGTCTATATATGCTGACTATAGAGGGATATTGTTTCTCTCCTCTAGATATAGCGTTAACCCCTTTGTATATATTGCCGATGCTCCTATAACGAATCTACATATCCTAGCCATATCGATCCTATCTATTGCAGGCATCTCAATATATATCCTAAGGCATAGAACCATGGTTGGCAAGGCTATGAGGGCTCTCGCTAGCAATCCTGAGCTCGCCGAGATCTCGGGGATCCCTGTTTGGAGGGTTAGGAGGATCATGTGGCTTGTCTCAGGCATCCTAGCAGGGCTTATGGGAGGGCTGTGGGCTTTCTATACAAGCATAACTACAGAGACTGGGTGGAGGCTTCTCCTATGGCTCTTCGCATCATCCGTGATCGGTGGTATTAGGAGTATACCACTCACAATAGCCGGTAGCTTTATAATAGGCTTCTCAGAGAACCTCGGTATGTGGTTCTTTAACAGATTTCTAGGTGTTGACACCGCTTATAAGCCTATAATAGCGTATCTCGCTATAGCGATATCGCTACTAATAGGTAGAGCTAGATTCTATGGGGGATGA
- a CDS encoding thiamine pyrophosphate-binding protein produces the protein MRVSEAIVESLVAEDIEYYFTVYAEQITGFIVDSETRGRPRSINASYEPGAGFMGLVYSRVKRSPGLCVFTGGPGVLGAVNPVAMAYVESDPLVVIATTPPRDLAYRNAIHAFPNDTDQIEVFRSITKRCYRVTKPAEAGNIVSKAFTTALSGRPGPVYIEIPADVLRENVEDYSHLKIPVSRPVPSDADVDEVIKRILRSERPVILAGRGISISGAERELVEFAELLDIPVCTTVMGKGVIRPDHPLYGGIAAGKMGDPVAEELLEKADLVLAIGVRFSQMGTGRYSMKVGGELIHINVSEDEFGRVFKPSLAIVSDAAAFLRKAIIRARERVGGRFGRGSAELLKKLWISYKQDLPKPRGHMIEPWEVVKALREIFSEDTIFVCDVGAHRIETFTMPIYKPRTYITTTSYASMGIGVPGAIAAKLAEKEREVVGLVGDGGFLMTGLEVVTAVRYRIPVIIVVFNDSSYRVLRIYEKAEYGTEFTYKLPNISFSELARSLGAHGVRIEDRKELRRGIEDAASLAKDRPVVIDIVVNPEAIPLPMARLYGARYIDEMKKISRE, from the coding sequence ATGAGGGTTAGCGAGGCGATTGTAGAGTCGCTCGTTGCTGAAGATATAGAGTATTATTTCACGGTATATGCAGAGCAGATCACGGGGTTTATAGTAGACTCTGAGACGAGGGGTAGGCCTAGATCTATTAATGCTTCCTATGAGCCTGGAGCCGGCTTTATGGGGCTTGTATATTCTAGAGTAAAGAGATCTCCTGGTCTATGTGTATTTACCGGTGGGCCTGGCGTTCTAGGGGCTGTAAACCCTGTTGCTATGGCCTATGTCGAGTCGGATCCTCTGGTTGTGATAGCTACCACGCCTCCTAGAGATCTTGCCTATAGAAATGCGATCCATGCTTTTCCGAATGATACCGATCAGATAGAGGTCTTTAGATCCATAACCAAGAGATGCTACAGAGTAACAAAACCTGCCGAGGCTGGCAACATAGTTTCTAAGGCTTTCACAACAGCTCTATCTGGAAGGCCAGGGCCTGTATATATAGAGATTCCTGCTGATGTGTTGCGTGAGAATGTAGAGGACTATAGCCATTTAAAGATCCCTGTCTCAAGACCTGTGCCCAGCGATGCTGATGTTGATGAGGTTATCAAGAGGATCTTAAGATCTGAGAGGCCAGTAATACTTGCAGGGAGAGGAATATCTATCTCTGGGGCTGAGCGTGAGCTCGTGGAGTTTGCAGAGCTTCTGGATATCCCTGTATGCACGACTGTGATGGGCAAGGGTGTAATTAGACCGGATCACCCGCTCTATGGCGGTATTGCTGCAGGTAAGATGGGAGATCCTGTTGCTGAGGAGCTCTTAGAAAAAGCAGATCTAGTTCTAGCTATAGGTGTTAGGTTTAGCCAGATGGGTACTGGTAGATATTCTATGAAAGTTGGAGGAGAGCTGATCCATATAAATGTCTCTGAGGATGAGTTTGGAAGGGTCTTCAAACCATCTCTAGCCATAGTATCAGATGCTGCTGCGTTTCTAAGGAAGGCGATTATAAGGGCTAGGGAGAGGGTTGGAGGTAGATTTGGCAGGGGTAGTGCGGAGCTTCTTAAGAAACTATGGATATCCTATAAACAGGATCTTCCAAAACCTAGGGGGCATATGATCGAGCCTTGGGAGGTTGTTAAAGCACTTAGAGAGATATTTAGCGAGGACACAATATTTGTATGCGATGTTGGAGCCCATAGGATCGAGACATTCACAATGCCCATATATAAGCCGAGAACCTATATAACAACTACTAGCTATGCATCAATGGGGATAGGTGTTCCCGGTGCTATAGCTGCGAAGCTAGCGGAAAAAGAGCGAGAAGTGGTGGGCTTGGTCGGCGATGGAGGCTTTCTAATGACGGGGCTAGAGGTTGTAACAGCTGTTAGATATAGGATTCCAGTGATTATCGTGGTGTTTAATGACTCATCCTATAGAGTGTTGAGGATCTATGAGAAGGCTGAGTATGGAACTGAATTCACATATAAGCTTCCTAACATCAGTTTCAGCGAGCTAGCCAGATCCCTAGGAGCCCATGGTGTGAGGATAGAGGATAGAAAGGAGCTTAGAAGAGGTATAGAAGATGCAGCCAGCCTTGCTAAGGACAGGCCGGTTGTGATCGATATAGTGGTTAATCCAGAGGCGATCCCCCTTCCCATGGCAAGACTCTACGGAGCTAGATATATAGATGAAATGAAGAAGATAAGTAGAGAATAA
- a CDS encoding glycosyltransferase family A protein gives MERPDTAVVILNKNNADGLERVLESLYRQSCPPCVCFDIYIVDGGSTDSSFSVASKAGLKIPCIYWLEQRVKGGTGPARIEIIETLRSIGYRYVIWGDSENIYSKDYVDRLLGLLEKGCDVASGRSVVIRGSIWAEMFYWYHSFHNLFPRLVGSKHAPGNNMAVKIGIYDLASYPPSKRSDDYIFTFQLLRRSGRGGSRPRYCIDEEAVVYIDMPRSFREVISWQRARVEGLVQGSIYIGLLIPPDLLSWSAPLALLILIMIIAIKDLNPLPLLLPLISSIALASYLQIKSQRHLDKASTISGFLGLIGMILHAIFTTSYSFKELVKIYLFIGSEELLEEMRKAEMLAKRVSMENLIPLGSRP, from the coding sequence ATAGAAAGGCCGGATACAGCAGTAGTTATTCTAAATAAAAACAATGCAGACGGTCTTGAAAGGGTTCTTGAGAGCTTGTATAGGCAGAGCTGCCCCCCATGTGTATGTTTCGATATATATATAGTTGATGGGGGGAGCACCGACTCATCGTTCTCTGTCGCCTCTAAGGCTGGCTTGAAGATACCCTGTATATATTGGTTGGAGCAGAGGGTCAAAGGGGGTACTGGTCCTGCGAGGATAGAGATTATAGAGACCCTCAGATCTATTGGGTATAGATATGTGATCTGGGGTGACTCAGAAAACATATATTCCAAGGACTATGTAGACCGGCTTCTCGGATTACTTGAGAAGGGCTGTGATGTGGCATCGGGGAGGTCTGTGGTTATTAGGGGGAGCATATGGGCAGAGATGTTCTACTGGTATCACTCGTTCCACAACCTCTTCCCAAGGCTTGTGGGATCTAAACACGCTCCTGGTAACAACATGGCTGTTAAGATCGGTATCTATGATCTTGCATCTTATCCACCATCTAAGAGATCCGATGACTATATATTCACCTTCCAGCTACTCAGGAGATCTGGGAGGGGGGGTTCGAGGCCTAGATATTGTATAGATGAGGAGGCCGTTGTATATATAGATATGCCTAGAAGCTTTAGAGAGGTTATATCATGGCAGAGGGCTAGGGTTGAGGGTCTAGTCCAAGGATCTATATATATTGGCCTTCTAATCCCACCGGATCTCCTTAGCTGGAGCGCTCCTCTAGCACTCCTAATACTGATCATGATAATCGCTATCAAGGATCTAAACCCCCTACCTCTTTTACTCCCATTGATATCCTCCATCGCTCTAGCCTCATATCTACAGATAAAATCGCAGAGACATCTAGATAAGGCCTCAACGATATCAGGGTTTCTAGGGCTTATAGGGATGATCCTTCACGCTATATTTACAACATCATATAGCTTTAAAGAGCTCGTGAAAATATATCTCTTCATAGGCAGTGAAGAGCTTCTAGAGGAAATGAGGAAAGCCGAGATGCTGGCTAAAAGGGTATCGATGGAAAATCTAATCCCCCTTGGATCTAGGCCCTAG
- a CDS encoding translation initiation factor IF-2 subunit beta: MSILEDYERLLERAYSRLQFNREARPIDLPDLDVDYVGNKTVIKNLQQISQRINRNPRIIARYLLKGSALSGAINPSGALEIYGKVSKRSLQDLYRRFIQTYVRCPTCGSIDTDMSKKGKIWIIKCLACGAESTVEAI, translated from the coding sequence ATGTCGATACTAGAGGACTATGAGAGACTGCTTGAGAGGGCCTATTCAAGGCTTCAGTTCAATAGGGAGGCGAGGCCAATAGATCTGCCGGATCTCGATGTAGACTATGTTGGGAATAAAACAGTTATTAAGAATCTCCAGCAGATATCCCAGAGGATCAATAGGAACCCCAGGATAATAGCTAGATATCTATTGAAAGGCTCTGCACTCTCAGGCGCTATAAACCCCTCAGGAGCCCTTGAAATCTATGGTAAGGTCTCTAAGAGAAGCCTCCAAGATCTATATAGGAGGTTTATACAGACATACGTTAGATGCCCAACGTGCGGCTCGATAGATACTGATATGAGTAAAAAGGGTAAGATATGGATTATAAAGTGCTTAGCCTGTGGAGCCGAATCAACCGTTGAGGCGATATAG
- a CDS encoding branched-chain amino acid ABC transporter permease, producing the protein MDLSSLAVLISSILTYTSIYIILALSANLEYGYTGIPNFGKVFFFFVGAIVTAIIASTMYNSALGISDGFSAIAAAKRTEYSVQNPLFALEVFIACLVASTLASGVFGYLASYPALALREDFLAITLLVFGEAGRIFVRTYEPLVGGVYGMSGIPNPLNWLRDRATALLLYSLIVLIIAIVFFIVIERISNSPFGRVMKAVRDDELAASTLGKNVAMARGWVLFISSSMAGAAGSLFTFYTQSIFPDDYIPPVTFYVISMVLLGGAGNNVGTILGAIFLSLLDRFTQASFLALLGVTVSFDISFIRYAITGLIMILVIGFRPQGIIPEGVVKTPLYSIIRKRLYSGNKEQRGSQG; encoded by the coding sequence ATGGATCTCTCGAGCCTAGCTGTGCTTATAAGCAGTATATTGACATATACATCTATATATATTATACTTGCGCTTAGCGCCAACCTCGAATACGGATATACAGGGATACCTAATTTCGGCAAGGTCTTTTTCTTCTTCGTAGGAGCTATAGTAACAGCTATAATCGCTAGCACCATGTATAACTCCGCACTAGGTATATCAGACGGCTTCTCAGCAATAGCTGCTGCAAAAAGAACAGAGTACTCGGTACAGAACCCGCTCTTCGCTCTAGAGGTATTCATAGCATGCCTGGTAGCCTCCACCCTTGCCTCGGGGGTCTTCGGATATCTAGCCAGCTATCCAGCTCTAGCCCTTAGAGAGGATTTCCTCGCAATAACCCTCCTAGTCTTCGGAGAAGCCGGTAGGATCTTTGTAAGAACCTATGAACCCCTTGTAGGAGGGGTATATGGTATGAGCGGTATTCCGAACCCTCTGAACTGGCTTAGAGATAGGGCTACAGCTCTTCTACTATACTCTCTAATAGTGCTTATAATAGCCATAGTATTCTTCATAGTTATCGAGAGGATCTCCAACTCCCCATTCGGCAGGGTTATGAAGGCTGTGAGGGATGATGAGCTAGCAGCATCGACCCTCGGCAAGAACGTTGCCATGGCTAGGGGCTGGGTTCTCTTCATATCCTCATCGATGGCGGGGGCTGCGGGATCTCTATTCACATTCTACACACAATCGATCTTCCCAGACGATTATATACCACCTGTAACATTCTATGTGATATCAATGGTTCTCCTAGGAGGTGCTGGGAATAATGTAGGCACAATCCTGGGAGCGATATTCCTCAGCCTCCTAGATAGATTCACACAGGCATCATTCCTAGCCCTACTAGGGGTTACAGTATCTTTTGACATAAGCTTCATAAGATATGCAATAACAGGACTGATAATGATCCTAGTAATAGGCTTTAGACCCCAGGGCATCATACCAGAGGGTGTGGTTAAAACACCACTCTATAGCATAATCAGAAAAAGACTATATAGCGGTAATAAAGAGCAAAGAGGATCTCAAGGCTGA
- a CDS encoding twin-arginine translocase subunit TatC, with amino-acid sequence MSEDREMPLTEHLEELRSRLFKILIALGIAVAIYIAPINIADMFGGEGIVGIIASVIRDPHLIFSANFSAGGGYESLATLFIKYSRQYILPPEAKLIAGSVGSVFTTVLQVSLILAVITVLPYIIYHIVAFVWPGLYEHEKKIVRKYIALSSLYIAGGMLAGFFITAYTVIRAGLYWSAAAGAEPWITLQGFVSDLLTAMMGTVAIFVVPVVLLMGTELGFIDPDSEIFRNKKLIYALAWVIIAFFFPDLTTIILLLLFVAVYEPTFRYMKRIKRKRSLNI; translated from the coding sequence TTGTCTGAGGATAGAGAGATGCCTTTAACAGAGCATCTTGAGGAGTTGAGGTCAAGGCTATTTAAGATCTTAATAGCTCTTGGCATTGCTGTAGCTATATATATAGCCCCTATAAATATTGCCGATATGTTTGGTGGCGAGGGTATTGTTGGTATAATAGCTAGCGTTATTAGGGATCCACATCTAATATTCTCAGCTAACTTCTCAGCAGGCGGGGGTTATGAGAGCCTAGCGACTCTCTTTATAAAATATAGCAGGCAATATATACTTCCTCCAGAGGCTAAGCTTATAGCAGGTTCTGTGGGCTCTGTATTCACCACAGTTCTCCAGGTCTCACTCATCTTGGCTGTGATAACTGTGCTCCCCTATATCATATATCATATAGTTGCCTTCGTATGGCCGGGGCTCTATGAGCATGAGAAGAAGATCGTTAGAAAGTATATTGCGCTTTCATCCCTCTACATAGCTGGTGGGATGCTTGCAGGGTTCTTCATAACAGCATATACAGTTATAAGGGCTGGTCTATATTGGAGCGCTGCGGCAGGTGCGGAGCCCTGGATAACGCTTCAGGGTTTTGTAAGCGATCTTCTAACAGCTATGATGGGTACCGTGGCAATATTTGTAGTTCCAGTGGTGCTTCTCATGGGTACTGAGCTGGGTTTCATAGATCCTGATTCTGAGATCTTCAGGAATAAGAAGCTTATCTACGCGCTAGCATGGGTTATAATAGCGTTTTTCTTCCCAGATCTAACTACTATTATACTCCTCCTACTCTTTGTAGCTGTCTATGAGCCCACGTTTAGGTATATGAAGAGGATTAAGAGAAAGAGATCTCTGAATATATAG